A genome region from Sphingorhabdus sp. SMR4y includes the following:
- a CDS encoding helix-turn-helix domain-containing protein: MPPPPLRRYLTTYYFCDIESPDGSEISDLLLPQWASIRFIYLGSVKMTVPDQEEQQSPLAGMTGPTSLAAPISTRFAKIFAFGLSPLGWYKFVGQPASRWANRVIDTESDPNFEFFARIWNAIRKLETHAEMIDICNQMLLAALTPVDAEEQLIEAAHLALTDPDTDSVGALCDRLDMDMKQISRFSNRVFGFLPKLLLRRQRFVRTLGQAMVNPDQSWSDCVDLNYYDQAHFNRDFKRFMGLTPRQYMAQPHPIFGIGATERTKALGRPLQAMDRPENSDPTENCDVA, encoded by the coding sequence TTGCCGCCTCCGCCTCTGCGTCGCTATCTGACGACTTACTATTTTTGCGATATTGAAAGTCCCGACGGCTCGGAAATATCCGATCTTCTGCTGCCGCAATGGGCAAGCATACGCTTCATCTATCTTGGCAGCGTGAAGATGACCGTTCCGGATCAAGAGGAGCAGCAGTCACCTCTTGCGGGGATGACCGGTCCGACCAGTCTGGCGGCTCCGATATCAACAAGATTCGCCAAAATCTTTGCCTTCGGACTTTCACCACTGGGCTGGTATAAATTCGTCGGTCAGCCGGCATCGCGATGGGCCAATCGGGTCATCGACACGGAGTCGGACCCGAATTTTGAATTTTTTGCGCGAATCTGGAACGCTATCCGAAAGCTGGAAACCCACGCCGAAATGATTGACATATGCAATCAAATGCTGCTCGCCGCGCTGACTCCGGTCGACGCTGAGGAGCAATTGATTGAAGCCGCCCATCTGGCCTTGACTGATCCCGACACCGATAGCGTCGGAGCCCTTTGCGACCGTCTGGACATGGATATGAAGCAGATCAGCCGCTTTTCGAATCGCGTGTTCGGCTTTCTCCCCAAATTGCTGCTGAGGCGGCAGCGCTTCGTGCGAACCCTCGGCCAGGCAATGGTCAACCCGGACCAAAGCTGGAGCGATTGTGTTGACCTCAACTATTACGACCAAGCGCATTTCAATCGCGATTTCAAACGGTTCATGGGTCTGACACCAAGGCAATATATGGCGCAACCGCACCCGATCTTCGGGATTGGCGCAACCGAGCGGACCAAGGCCCTTGGCCGGCCCCTGCAAGCCATGGACCGTCCCGAAAACTCGGATCCGACAGAGAATTGCGACGTTGCATAG
- a CDS encoding peptide chain release factor 3, which translates to MTKPRRTFAIISHPDAGKTTLTEKLLLKGGAIHLAGEVKARGDNRRARSDWMKIEQQRGISVTSSVMTFERNGIVFNLLDTPGHEDFSEDTYRTLTAVDSAIMVIDAASGIEAQTLKLFEVCRMRSVPIITFVNKVDREGRDPFELLDEVADKLALDVCPMSWPTGMGGQFEGVYDLVKNQLHQPTGDSKQYDGVTQQFNGLDDPKLGEVLSDSALERLTSEGELAQGGYSDFDLEAYQHGDLTPVFFGSALKQFGVEELIDAIADYAPSPRPQPAEPAPIDPESDDVTGFIFKIQANMDPQHRDRIAFMRLCSGEFKRGMKLTPSGLGKPIAIHSPILFFAQDREIADTAEPGDIIGIPNHGTLRVGDTLSEKNQVRITGLPNFAPEILRRVILRDPTKTKQLRKALDDLSEEGVVQVFYPELGANWIIGVVGQLQLEVLVSRLQAEYKVDAYLEPAPFETARWISGDDATLNAFANINQSSLARDRDDNLVFMAKSAWDVGYQEERNPDLKFSATRER; encoded by the coding sequence ATGACCAAACCCCGCCGCACATTCGCGATTATCTCCCACCCCGATGCGGGTAAGACGACCCTCACCGAGAAGCTGTTGCTGAAAGGCGGCGCTATTCACTTGGCGGGCGAGGTCAAGGCGCGGGGCGACAACCGGCGGGCGCGGTCCGACTGGATGAAGATCGAGCAGCAGCGCGGCATTTCAGTGACCTCCAGCGTCATGACCTTCGAGCGCAACGGCATCGTCTTCAACCTGCTCGACACGCCGGGCCATGAGGATTTTTCGGAAGACACCTATCGCACGCTGACCGCGGTCGACAGCGCGATCATGGTGATCGATGCCGCGAGCGGAATCGAGGCTCAGACGCTCAAGCTGTTCGAAGTCTGCCGGATGCGCAGCGTACCGATCATCACCTTTGTCAACAAGGTTGACCGGGAAGGCCGCGATCCGTTCGAACTGCTCGACGAAGTCGCCGACAAGCTGGCGCTCGATGTCTGCCCGATGAGCTGGCCGACCGGCATGGGCGGGCAGTTTGAAGGTGTCTATGATCTGGTCAAGAACCAGCTGCATCAGCCGACTGGCGACAGCAAACAATATGACGGCGTAACACAACAATTCAACGGCCTCGATGATCCGAAACTGGGTGAAGTGCTGAGTGACAGCGCGCTCGAACGGCTGACTAGCGAGGGCGAGCTGGCGCAAGGCGGCTATAGCGACTTTGATCTCGAGGCTTATCAGCACGGCGATCTGACCCCGGTGTTCTTCGGCTCCGCGCTCAAGCAATTTGGTGTCGAAGAGCTGATCGACGCGATCGCCGACTATGCGCCCTCGCCCCGCCCGCAGCCGGCAGAACCGGCACCGATTGATCCCGAAAGCGATGATGTCACCGGCTTCATCTTCAAGATTCAGGCCAATATGGACCCGCAGCACCGCGACCGGATCGCCTTCATGCGGCTCTGCTCGGGCGAATTCAAACGCGGCATGAAGCTGACGCCCTCGGGCCTCGGCAAGCCGATCGCGATCCACTCGCCAATCCTGTTTTTCGCGCAGGACCGCGAGATTGCCGACACTGCCGAGCCCGGCGATATTATCGGCATTCCCAATCATGGCACCCTGCGGGTCGGCGATACCTTGTCCGAGAAGAATCAAGTGCGGATCACCGGCCTGCCGAATTTTGCGCCGGAAATTCTCCGCCGGGTGATCCTGCGCGACCCGACCAAGACCAAGCAGCTGCGCAAGGCTCTGGATGATCTCAGCGAAGAAGGCGTCGTCCAGGTCTTCTACCCTGAACTGGGCGCCAACTGGATCATCGGCGTGGTCGGACAATTGCAGCTCGAAGTGCTCGTCTCTCGCCTGCAGGCGGAATATAAGGTCGATGCCTATCTCGAGCCGGCCCCGTTTGAAACCGCGCGCTGGATCAGCGGCGACGACGCGACATTGAACGCCTTTGCCAATATCAACCAGAGTTCACTGGCCAGAGACCGCGATGACAATCTGGTGTTCATGGCCAAATCGGCCTGGGATGTCGGCTATCAGGAAGAGCGGAACCCTGATCTAAAGTTCAGCGCGACACGCGAGCGCTAA
- the rplT gene encoding 50S ribosomal protein L20 codes for MARVKRGTTTRTKHKRLLVQAKGYYGRRKNTIRVARQAVEKAGQYAYRDRKVKKRAFRALWIQRINAAVRAEGMTYGTFIHGTKLAGIELDRKVMADLAMNEPAVFGGIIKQAQDALAKA; via the coding sequence ATGGCACGTGTAAAACGGGGTACGACCACTCGTACAAAACATAAAAGATTATTGGTACAGGCGAAGGGCTATTATGGCCGTCGCAAGAATACCATCCGCGTCGCGCGGCAGGCCGTCGAGAAAGCCGGTCAATATGCCTATCGCGATCGTAAAGTTAAGAAGCGGGCTTTCCGCGCACTCTGGATCCAGCGTATCAACGCTGCGGTTCGTGCCGAAGGCATGACCTACGGCACGTTCATTCACGGCACCAAGCTGGCCGGTATTGAACTGGACCGTAAAGTAATGGCCGATCTGGCGATGAATGAACCGGCAGTCTTTGGCGGCATCATCAAACAGGCGCAGGATGCTCTGGCCAAAGCCTGA
- the rpmI gene encoding 50S ribosomal protein L35 translates to MPKLKTKSGVKKRFKITANGKVKHGVAGKRHRLMSHNSKYIRQNRGTKKLCDADARTVKKWAPYGLG, encoded by the coding sequence ATGCCCAAATTGAAGACCAAAAGTGGTGTGAAGAAACGCTTCAAGATCACCGCAAACGGCAAGGTCAAGCACGGCGTAGCCGGCAAACGCCACCGTTTGATGAGCCATAACAGCAAATATATCCGCCAGAACCGCGGCACCAAGAAATTGTGTGATGCGGATGCTCGGACAGTCAAGAAATGGGCGCCATACGGCCTGGGTTAA
- a CDS encoding ribose-phosphate pyrophosphokinase, giving the protein MKLMSGNSNLPLATDIAKYLDIPLTDASVKRFADDEIFIEIHENVRGEDVFVVQSTSHPANDNLMELLISIDALRRASAKRITAVIPYFGYARQDRKPGPRTPISAKLVANLITEAGADRVLTVDLHAGQIQGFFDIPTDNLYGAPVISEDIKSRHGDKDIMVVSPDVGGVVRARALAKRLDNAPLAIVDKRRERAGVSEVMNIIGDVEGRFCVMIDDIADSAGTLCNAADALIAAGATDVAAYITHGVLSGKAVERVNNSSLRKLIITDTIRAPQSALDSSRIRILPIAPLLGEAIKRIADESSVSSLFD; this is encoded by the coding sequence ATGAAACTCATGTCGGGCAACAGTAATCTGCCGCTTGCGACAGATATCGCAAAATATCTCGATATTCCGCTGACCGATGCCAGCGTGAAGCGCTTTGCCGATGACGAGATTTTCATAGAAATCCACGAGAATGTCCGGGGTGAAGATGTCTTTGTCGTGCAGTCGACCAGCCATCCCGCCAATGACAATCTGATGGAATTGCTGATCAGCATCGACGCCCTGCGCCGCGCTTCTGCCAAGCGCATCACCGCGGTCATCCCTTATTTCGGCTACGCCCGGCAGGACCGGAAACCTGGCCCCCGCACGCCGATTTCGGCCAAGCTGGTTGCCAACCTGATCACCGAAGCGGGTGCCGACCGGGTGTTGACGGTCGATCTGCACGCCGGACAGATTCAGGGCTTTTTCGATATTCCGACCGACAATCTCTACGGCGCTCCGGTGATCAGCGAAGATATCAAGTCGCGTCATGGCGACAAGGATATCATGGTCGTCTCTCCCGATGTCGGCGGCGTGGTTCGCGCCCGGGCGCTGGCGAAACGACTCGACAACGCCCCTCTGGCCATCGTCGACAAACGCCGCGAACGGGCCGGTGTGTCGGAAGTCATGAATATAATCGGAGATGTCGAAGGCCGCTTCTGCGTCATGATCGACGATATCGCTGACAGCGCCGGTACGCTCTGCAATGCCGCCGATGCCCTGATCGCGGCCGGCGCGACCGATGTCGCGGCCTATATCACCCACGGCGTGCTTTCCGGCAAGGCGGTCGAGCGGGTCAACAATTCGTCGCTACGCAAGCTGATCATCACCGATACTATCCGCGCGCCGCAATCTGCGCTTGATTCCAGCCGGATCCGGATATTGCCGATCGCTCCCCTGTTGGGAGAGGCCATCAAGCGGATCGCGGACGAAAGCTCGGTGAGCAGCCTGTTTGACTAG
- a CDS encoding NAD+ synthase yields the protein MTDKLIITMAQLTQSVGDLRGNADAMIAAHGSRPDSDLIVFPELQLIGYPPEDLVLKPAVWERAEAELNRLAAATAGPGPAMLVGSVFREEDRLYNGIALLEGGHVRDIRYKVELPNYGTFDEKRLFASGPLPEPIEFKGCRIGLPICEDVWFPAVCEHLKAQGAELFISVHGSPYEIEKDDMRLGQVATRRVKETGIPMVFLNRVGGQDEIVFDGASFVLNGDASVMHQLPDWDETIVDTHWSREGGEWRCAPGEIHQLDDHPADIYNAMVVGLRDYVNRNRFPGVLLGLSGGIDSALSAAVAVDALGADRVWNVMMPSRFTSQESLDDAAGCAEMLGTRLDTIPINPAVEGFDAMLEDSFADSNVDITEENIQSRIRGVTLMALSNKFGHMLLTTGNKSEMSVGYATIYGDMAGGYSVLKDAYKLTVFKLSSWRNRNKPSLGLGPDGPVMPESVITKPPSAELREDQKDSDSLPDYEILDPLLHGLIEEELSVNDLVGRGFDRETVVRIERLLYIAEYKRRQAPPGVKLGTRNFGRDRRYPITNAFRTV from the coding sequence ATGACCGACAAGCTTATCATCACCATGGCGCAACTGACCCAGAGCGTCGGCGATTTGCGCGGCAATGCCGATGCCATGATCGCGGCGCATGGATCGCGACCGGACAGTGACCTGATCGTGTTTCCCGAGTTGCAGCTGATCGGCTATCCGCCGGAAGATCTGGTATTGAAGCCGGCGGTGTGGGAGCGGGCCGAGGCCGAACTCAACCGGCTGGCCGCGGCAACCGCGGGGCCGGGGCCGGCAATGCTCGTCGGATCGGTGTTCCGCGAAGAGGACAGGCTGTATAACGGTATCGCGCTGCTCGAAGGCGGGCATGTCAGGGACATCCGCTACAAGGTGGAGCTGCCGAATTACGGAACATTTGACGAAAAGCGGCTATTCGCTTCCGGCCCGCTGCCCGAGCCAATTGAATTCAAGGGCTGCAGGATCGGGCTGCCGATCTGTGAAGATGTCTGGTTCCCCGCCGTCTGCGAACATCTCAAGGCGCAGGGTGCGGAGCTCTTCATTTCGGTGCACGGCAGCCCCTATGAGATCGAGAAGGATGATATGCGGCTGGGACAGGTCGCGACGCGGCGGGTCAAGGAAACCGGGATTCCCATGGTCTTTCTGAACCGCGTGGGCGGACAGGACGAGATCGTGTTCGATGGCGCCAGTTTCGTGCTCAACGGTGACGCCAGCGTGATGCACCAGTTGCCCGACTGGGACGAGACAATTGTCGACACCCACTGGTCCCGCGAGGGGGGCGAATGGAGATGCGCGCCAGGTGAAATCCACCAGCTGGATGATCATCCGGCCGATATTTACAACGCGATGGTCGTCGGCTTGCGCGACTATGTGAACCGCAACCGCTTTCCCGGTGTCTTGCTCGGCCTGTCGGGTGGCATCGACAGTGCCCTGTCAGCTGCGGTTGCCGTCGATGCATTGGGTGCGGACCGGGTCTGGAATGTGATGATGCCCTCGCGCTTTACCTCGCAGGAAAGTCTCGATGATGCTGCGGGCTGTGCGGAAATGCTGGGAACACGGCTGGATACGATTCCGATCAACCCGGCGGTCGAAGGCTTTGACGCGATGCTCGAGGACAGTTTTGCCGACAGCAATGTCGATATCACCGAAGAAAATATCCAGTCGCGCATTCGCGGCGTGACGCTGATGGCACTGTCGAACAAATTCGGCCACATGCTGCTGACCACCGGCAACAAGAGCGAGATGAGCGTCGGCTATGCCACTATCTACGGTGATATGGCGGGCGGCTATTCGGTTCTGAAAGACGCTTATAAGCTGACGGTCTTCAAGCTGTCGTCCTGGCGGAACCGCAACAAGCCGAGCCTGGGTCTCGGCCCCGATGGTCCGGTGATGCCGGAAAGCGTGATCACAAAACCGCCGAGCGCCGAATTGCGCGAGGACCAGAAAGACAGCGACAGCCTGCCGGATTACGAGATTCTCGACCCGCTGCTGCACGGCCTGATCGAGGAGGAATTGTCGGTCAACGACCTGGTCGGGCGTGGTTTTGACCGGGAGACGGTGGTGCGCATCGAGCGGCTGCTCTATATCGCCGAATATAAGCGGCGCCAGGCCCCTCCTGGCGTCAAGCTGGGCACCAGAAATTTCGGCCGCGACCGTCGCTATCCGATCACCAACGCATTCAGGACCGTATGA
- the pheT gene encoding phenylalanine--tRNA ligase subunit beta, translating to MKFSLSWLKAHLDTDASLTEITDTLTDIGLELEGVENPADALRPFRVAKVIEAGPHPNADKLQLLKVDDGSDKPWQVVCGAPNARKDMVGVFGPPGTYIPGSDFTLKPVKIRDVESFGMMCSARELELGEDHDGIIELPSDAPVGTSYADYAQLDDPVIDVAITPNRQDCMGVRGIARDLAASGLGTLKPLALPTVQRGGTGPDIAIADSEGCPAFFGCTVSGVTNGASPDWMQARLKSAGQKPISALVDITNYVTLDQGRPLHVYDVAKLKGGLVARKAKDGEKLMALNDKEYTLDDTMTVIADQAGAHGIGGIMGGATNGTDENTTDVLIECAYFDPTHIARTGQKLMLTSDARQRFERGVDPAFLEEGIAIATALVQELCGGTASEITRAGEAPTEQRVIDYHPRQCAALGGLDVDPDRQHGILEALGFGIGDDWQITVPTWRRDVAGWQDLVEEVIRMEGLDKVPSTPLPRKPGVAKPTASPEQLAERKSRRAAAARGLNEVVNWSFISEKEAAPFGGGTWSLANPISEDLKVMRPSLLPGLISAAQRNAARGASSIRLFEVGRRYLESSEHPTIGLILAGENRTRNWQSGGATKFNAYDAKAEVIAILAAAGAPTDKLMDFAEAGDHYHPGQSGTLRLGPKKILAAYGVLHPSTCKAMGFKGTAVAAEIFLDAIPLKKKSGHMRDAFAPPALQVVTRDFAFIVDADLPAGDLVRAVKGADKKLITDARIFDLFEGASVGEGKKSLAVEVTLQPLEASLTEEDLKTLSDKVVANAAKLGAELRG from the coding sequence ATGAAATTTTCCCTAAGCTGGCTCAAGGCCCATCTCGACACCGATGCAAGCCTCACCGAAATCACCGACACATTGACCGATATCGGACTGGAGCTGGAAGGCGTTGAGAACCCTGCCGATGCCCTGCGCCCGTTCCGCGTGGCCAAGGTCATCGAAGCTGGACCGCATCCCAATGCCGACAAGCTGCAATTGCTGAAAGTGGATGATGGCAGCGACAAGCCCTGGCAAGTCGTCTGCGGCGCGCCCAATGCACGCAAGGACATGGTCGGCGTATTCGGCCCTCCCGGCACTTATATTCCCGGTAGCGATTTCACCTTGAAGCCGGTAAAAATCCGTGATGTCGAGAGTTTCGGCATGATGTGCAGCGCGCGCGAGCTGGAACTCGGCGAAGACCATGACGGGATCATCGAACTGCCCTCTGACGCGCCGGTTGGCACCAGCTACGCGGATTATGCGCAGCTCGACGATCCGGTGATTGACGTCGCCATCACGCCCAATCGCCAGGACTGCATGGGTGTCCGCGGAATTGCCCGCGATCTTGCCGCCAGCGGACTGGGCACGCTCAAACCGCTCGCACTGCCTACGGTGCAGCGCGGGGGAACGGGTCCGGATATTGCCATTGCAGATAGTGAAGGCTGCCCCGCCTTCTTCGGGTGCACCGTCAGCGGTGTTACCAATGGCGCGTCTCCGGACTGGATGCAGGCGCGACTGAAATCCGCAGGCCAGAAACCGATCTCCGCCCTCGTCGACATCACCAACTATGTCACGCTTGATCAGGGCCGGCCGCTGCACGTCTATGATGTGGCCAAGCTCAAAGGCGGTCTGGTCGCGCGCAAGGCCAAGGACGGCGAAAAGCTGATGGCCTTGAACGACAAGGAGTACACGCTCGACGACACCATGACCGTGATCGCTGATCAGGCCGGCGCGCATGGTATCGGTGGCATCATGGGCGGCGCGACCAACGGCACCGACGAGAATACGACCGATGTGCTGATCGAATGCGCCTATTTTGATCCGACCCATATCGCCCGCACCGGGCAAAAACTCATGCTGACAAGCGATGCCCGGCAGCGCTTCGAGCGTGGCGTCGATCCGGCCTTTCTGGAAGAGGGCATCGCGATTGCCACGGCATTGGTGCAGGAACTCTGCGGCGGTACGGCCAGTGAAATCACCCGCGCCGGTGAAGCGCCGACAGAGCAGCGCGTGATCGATTATCACCCGCGCCAATGCGCCGCTCTGGGCGGGCTGGATGTCGATCCGGATCGACAGCACGGCATTTTGGAAGCGCTAGGCTTTGGCATCGGTGACGATTGGCAGATCACCGTTCCGACATGGCGTCGTGATGTCGCCGGTTGGCAGGATCTCGTTGAAGAAGTCATCCGGATGGAAGGACTGGACAAGGTTCCATCGACACCGCTTCCCCGCAAGCCGGGTGTCGCCAAGCCCACCGCCTCTCCGGAACAGCTGGCCGAGCGCAAGTCACGGCGGGCAGCGGCAGCGCGCGGTCTCAACGAAGTCGTCAACTGGAGCTTCATTTCCGAAAAGGAAGCCGCGCCTTTCGGTGGCGGAACCTGGTCACTGGCCAATCCGATTAGCGAAGACCTCAAGGTGATGCGGCCGTCCTTGCTCCCCGGCCTGATTTCCGCCGCCCAGCGCAACGCCGCACGCGGCGCCTCGTCGATCCGTCTATTCGAAGTCGGCCGCCGCTATTTGGAAAGTAGCGAGCATCCGACCATCGGCCTGATTCTCGCTGGTGAAAATCGCACCCGCAACTGGCAGTCCGGCGGCGCGACCAAATTCAACGCTTATGATGCCAAGGCGGAAGTAATCGCCATATTGGCCGCCGCTGGCGCACCGACGGACAAGCTGATGGATTTCGCCGAAGCCGGCGATCATTATCACCCCGGCCAGTCGGGCACGTTGCGGCTGGGGCCGAAGAAGATTCTCGCCGCTTATGGCGTGCTCCACCCGTCAACCTGCAAGGCGATGGGCTTCAAGGGCACGGCCGTCGCCGCCGAGATTTTTCTCGACGCGATCCCGCTGAAGAAGAAATCCGGCCATATGCGCGACGCCTTCGCGCCACCAGCGTTGCAGGTGGTCACCCGCGATTTCGCGTTCATCGTCGATGCGGATCTGCCAGCGGGCGATCTGGTGCGCGCGGTAAAGGGCGCAGACAAGAAGCTGATCACCGACGCACGCATTTTCGATCTGTTCGAAGGAGCGAGCGTGGGAGAAGGCAAGAAGTCGCTGGCGGTGGAAGTGACGCTACAGCCGCTGGAGGCTAGCCTGACCGAAGAGGATTTGAAGACGCTTTCGGACAAGGTTGTTGCCAACGCTGCAAAACTGGGCGCGGAACTGAGGGGCTAA
- the pheS gene encoding phenylalanine--tRNA ligase subunit alpha produces MSDIEAVRDKYLEQIGAAADGDALEAIRVAALGKKGEISLLLKTLGKMSPEERQEQGPKINGARQAVADALAARKEGMEAAALDAKLATETLDLTLPPPAAPKGSIHPVSQVMDELAEIFADLGFSVATGPEIEDDWHNFTALNIPDTHPARAMHDTFYFPQTDENGMPKLLRTHTSPVQIRTMMDVAKQTDGAGEPIYIIAPGRTYRSDSDATHTPMFHQVEGLVIDKGIHMGHLKWTLETFVRAFFERDDIELRLRPSYFPFTEPSAEVDVGFSVEGGRRIIGGDPRGDNGGWMEILGSGMVHPNVIRNCGLDPDVWQGFAFGCGIDRLAMLKYGMDDLRAFFDGDLRWADHYGFDALDVPTLSGGVGA; encoded by the coding sequence ATGAGCGACATCGAAGCGGTCAGAGACAAATATCTGGAGCAGATTGGCGCGGCAGCCGATGGCGACGCACTGGAAGCCATCCGCGTGGCCGCGCTCGGCAAGAAGGGCGAGATTTCGCTACTACTGAAAACCCTGGGCAAGATGTCGCCGGAAGAGCGTCAGGAACAGGGCCCGAAGATCAACGGCGCGCGGCAAGCTGTTGCCGATGCGCTGGCTGCCCGCAAGGAAGGAATGGAAGCCGCCGCGCTGGACGCGAAGCTTGCCACCGAGACACTCGACCTGACACTGCCCCCGCCAGCCGCCCCGAAAGGCAGCATCCATCCTGTCTCGCAGGTCATGGACGAACTGGCCGAAATCTTCGCCGACCTCGGCTTCTCGGTCGCCACCGGTCCGGAAATCGAGGACGACTGGCATAATTTCACCGCGCTCAACATTCCAGACACCCATCCGGCGCGGGCGATGCACGACACTTTCTATTTCCCGCAGACTGACGAAAACGGCATGCCGAAACTGCTGCGCACCCATACCTCGCCGGTACAGATCCGGACGATGATGGACGTCGCGAAACAGACCGACGGGGCCGGCGAGCCGATTTACATCATCGCTCCCGGCCGCACCTATCGCAGCGACAGCGATGCCACCCACACACCGATGTTCCATCAGGTCGAGGGTCTGGTGATCGACAAGGGCATCCATATGGGCCACCTGAAATGGACCTTGGAAACATTCGTCCGCGCCTTTTTCGAACGCGACGATATCGAATTGCGCCTGCGCCCAAGCTATTTCCCGTTCACCGAACCCAGCGCGGAAGTCGATGTCGGCTTCTCGGTCGAAGGGGGCCGGCGCATAATCGGCGGCGACCCGCGTGGCGACAATGGCGGCTGGATGGAGATTCTCGGTAGCGGCATGGTCCATCCCAATGTCATACGCAATTGCGGTCTCGATCCCGATGTCTGGCAAGGCTTTGCCTTCGGCTGCGGCATCGACCGGCTGGCAATGCTGAAATATGGCATGGACGATCTTCGCGCTTTCTTCGACGGCGACCTGCGCTGGGCCGATCATTATGGCTTTGACGCGCTCGACGTCCCCACCTTGAGCGGAGGAGTGGGCGCATGA
- the hisN gene encoding histidinol-phosphatase, translating to MTPKDIDLAQKLAEAAGEAIRPFFRAKFDQEAKSDSTFVTEADRAAEAAMRAIIEAERPDDGIIGEEYGTRNEGASRQWVVDPIDGTTSFIAGRPIFGTLIALMQDGFPLIGIIDQPISRERWVGVVGRETLFNGQPAQSARCRELKDAVLATTTPHQFDEHDADHFMGLAGKVAPRKIIYGGDCYNYGLVASGHVDVVCEAGLMLHDFAALAPIVDGAGGMMCDWNGEPLHAESDGHVLAIGDHARVDDVLEAIACHH from the coding sequence ATGACACCCAAAGATATCGATCTCGCCCAGAAACTTGCCGAGGCCGCCGGCGAAGCCATTCGACCGTTCTTCCGCGCCAAATTCGACCAGGAAGCCAAGAGCGACTCAACCTTTGTTACCGAAGCCGACCGTGCGGCGGAAGCCGCCATGCGGGCGATCATTGAGGCTGAACGGCCCGATGACGGCATTATCGGCGAGGAATATGGCACCCGCAATGAAGGCGCGTCGCGGCAATGGGTGGTCGATCCGATTGACGGTACCACCAGCTTCATCGCCGGCCGGCCGATATTCGGCACCCTGATCGCGCTGATGCAGGACGGTTTTCCCCTGATCGGTATCATCGACCAGCCGATTTCACGAGAACGGTGGGTCGGTGTTGTCGGACGCGAGACCCTGTTCAACGGCCAGCCGGCACAATCGGCGCGCTGCCGCGAACTCAAGGACGCTGTGCTCGCCACCACGACGCCGCACCAGTTTGATGAACATGACGCGGACCATTTCATGGGTCTTGCGGGCAAAGTTGCGCCGCGCAAGATCATCTACGGCGGCGACTGCTATAATTACGGGCTGGTCGCCAGCGGCCATGTCGATGTCGTCTGCGAAGCCGGTCTGATGCTCCACGATTTCGCTGCCCTCGCCCCGATTGTCGATGGTGCCGGCGGAATGATGTGCGACTGGAACGGCGAGCCGCTGCACGCGGAATCGGACGGTCATGTGCTGGCGATCGGCGATCACGCGCGGGTCGATGACGTGCTGGAGGCGATTGCTTGCCATCACTAG